From Etheostoma cragini isolate CJK2018 chromosome 10, CSU_Ecrag_1.0, whole genome shotgun sequence, the proteins below share one genomic window:
- the fermt3b gene encoding fermitin family homolog 3b isoform X1: MAAWDLSVTVEDLGSDAPPVTLSVDSGLHVGGVILKLVEKTQIKRDWSDHALWWEQKQRWLLRTAWTLDKYGIHADARLVFMPQHKPLRLGLPNGITLRLRTCFSSSVFQTVMGICRMLNIRHPEELSLLQPVEEKKKKKDKNLAEEIYDLTEVPLSSASRPCLYNGMPAHFADSPQMEAIYKMLSVTQPPPAPEVIAKQYRAASVVDKAHIHGRWLDSSRCLLQQGIQENSRLWLRFKYFAFYDLEPKYDVVRLTQLYEQARWAILLEDIDCTEEEMMLFGALQYHISKVSQSEPQMLSSSAAMDDLDSALQSLEVKMEGESSSASEMLENMTAPDLNDYLKIFRPKRMTLKGYKQYWFKFQDTSISYFKSKEESIGEPIQQINLKGCEVAPDVNVTAQKFLIRLLIPAPEGMNEVYLRCENEQQYAQWMAGCRLASKGKSLADSSFQSEIQSIRSFLAMQKTSSGTHGNAPANDESINTHSLVSPRYHKKYKAKQLTPRILDAYQNVAQLSLTDALLRFLQIWQALPDFGLSYVVVRFKGSRKDEVLGIGPNRLIRIDLAVGDVVKTWRYNNMKQWNVNWDIRQVAIEFEGNINIAFACVTADCKIVHEFIGGYIFMSTRSRAKSDTLNEELFHKLTGGHDAL; this comes from the exons ATGGCGGCGTGGGACCTGTCAGTCACAGTGGAGGACCTGGGGTCTGACGCGCCACCTGTCACCCTCAGCGTGGACTCTGGCCTCCACGTCGGAGGGGTCATCTTAAAGCTGGTGGAAAAGACAC AGATAAAGCGTGATTGGTCGGACCATGCGCTGTGGTGGGAGCAGAAGCAGCGGTGGTTGCTACGAACTGCCTGGACTCTGGACAAATATGGCATCCACGCCGACGCCCGGTTGGTCTTCATGCCCCAACACAAGCCCCTAAGGCTGGGTCTGCCCAACGGCATTACCCTGAGGCTCCGAACCTGCTTCTCCAGTTCTGTCTTCCAGACGGTGATGGGCATCTGCAGAATGCTAA ATATCCGTCACCCCGAGGAGCTCTCACTCCTTCAGCCCgtagaggaaaagaagaagaagaaagataaaAACTTGGCTGAGGAGATCTACGACCTGACCGAGGTGCCCCTCTCTTCGG CATCCCGGCCTTGTCTTTATAATGGCATGCCAGCTCACTTTGCGGACTCACCTCAGATGGAGGCCATCTACAAGATGCTGTCAGTCACCCAGCCTCCGCCCGCCCCCGAGGTCATAGCCAAGCAGTACCGCGCAGCCAGCGTGGTGGACAAGGCCCACATCCATGGCAG GTGGTTGGACTCATCCCGATGTCTCCTGCAGCAGGGCATCCAAGAAAATAGCAGACTCTGGCTGCGCTTCAAATACTTTGCTTTCTATGATTTGGAAcctaag TATGATGTAGTGCGTCTGACCCAGCTGTATGAGCAGGCGCGCTGGGCAATCTTGCTGGAGGACATAGACTGCACCGAGGAGGAGATGATGCTGTTTGGAGCTCTACAG TATCACATAAGTAAGGTGTCTCAGTCGGAGCCCCAGATGCTGAGCTCCAGTGCAGCCATGGATGACCTGGATTCCGCCCTGCAGTCCCTGGAGGtcaagatggagggagagagcagcTCCGCGTCCGAGATGCTG GAAAACATGACTGCACCTGATCTCAACGACTATCTAAAGATATTCAG ACCAAAGCGAATGACTCTGAAGGGATATAAGCAGTACTGGTTCAAGTTCCAGGATACCTCCATCTCTTATTTCAAAAGCAAAGAGGAGAGCATCGGAGAGCCCATTCAACAGATTAACCTCAAag GGTGTGAGGTGGCTCCGGACGTTAACGTGACAGCACAGAAGTTCCTAATCAGACTCCTGATACCAGCACCTGAGGGCATGAACGAGGTCTATCTGCGCTGTGAAAAC GAGCAGCAGTATGCTCAGTGGATGGCTGGGTGTCGACTGGCCTCCAAAGGCAAGAGTCTGGCCGACAGCAGTTTCCAGAGTGAGATCCAAAGCATTCGCTCTTTCCTGGCAATGCAAAAGACCAGCTCTGGTACCCATGGCAACGCACCTGCCAACGATGAAAGCATCAATACTCACAGCCTGGTGTCGCCACGCTACCATAAGAAGTACAAAGCCAAACAG CTGACCCCTCGTATCCTGGACGCATACCAGAACGTGGCTCAGCTCTCACTGACAGATGCGTTGTTGCGCTTCCTGCAGATCTGGCAAGCCCTGCCTGACTTTGGACTCTCATATGTCGTTGTCAG GTTTAAGGGCAGTCGAAAAGACGAGGTACTGGGCATTGGTCCCAACCGTCTGATCCGTATCGACCTGGCCGTGGGCGATGTTGTGAAGACTTGGCGCTACAACAACATGAAGCAATGGAATGTCAACTGGGACATACGACAG GTGGCTATTGAGTTTGAAGGCAACATCAACATTGCTTTTGCCTGCGTGACTGCTGACTGCAAAATCGTTCATGAGTTTATTGGGGGCTACATTTTCATGTCAACACGCAGTCGTGCGAAGAGCGACACTCTCAATGAGGAGCTTTTCCACAAGCTGACCGGAGGCCACGATGCTCTCTAA
- the fermt3b gene encoding fermitin family homolog 3b isoform X2, whose amino-acid sequence MPAHFADSPQMEAIYKMLSVTQPPPAPEVIAKQYRAASVVDKAHIHGRWLDSSRCLLQQGIQENSRLWLRFKYFAFYDLEPKYDVVRLTQLYEQARWAILLEDIDCTEEEMMLFGALQYHISKVSQSEPQMLSSSAAMDDLDSALQSLEVKMEGESSSASEMLENMTAPDLNDYLKIFRPKRMTLKGYKQYWFKFQDTSISYFKSKEESIGEPIQQINLKGCEVAPDVNVTAQKFLIRLLIPAPEGMNEVYLRCENEQQYAQWMAGCRLASKGKSLADSSFQSEIQSIRSFLAMQKTSSGTHGNAPANDESINTHSLVSPRYHKKYKAKQLTPRILDAYQNVAQLSLTDALLRFLQIWQALPDFGLSYVVVRFKGSRKDEVLGIGPNRLIRIDLAVGDVVKTWRYNNMKQWNVNWDIRQVAIEFEGNINIAFACVTADCKIVHEFIGGYIFMSTRSRAKSDTLNEELFHKLTGGHDAL is encoded by the exons ATGCCAGCTCACTTTGCGGACTCACCTCAGATGGAGGCCATCTACAAGATGCTGTCAGTCACCCAGCCTCCGCCCGCCCCCGAGGTCATAGCCAAGCAGTACCGCGCAGCCAGCGTGGTGGACAAGGCCCACATCCATGGCAG GTGGTTGGACTCATCCCGATGTCTCCTGCAGCAGGGCATCCAAGAAAATAGCAGACTCTGGCTGCGCTTCAAATACTTTGCTTTCTATGATTTGGAAcctaag TATGATGTAGTGCGTCTGACCCAGCTGTATGAGCAGGCGCGCTGGGCAATCTTGCTGGAGGACATAGACTGCACCGAGGAGGAGATGATGCTGTTTGGAGCTCTACAG TATCACATAAGTAAGGTGTCTCAGTCGGAGCCCCAGATGCTGAGCTCCAGTGCAGCCATGGATGACCTGGATTCCGCCCTGCAGTCCCTGGAGGtcaagatggagggagagagcagcTCCGCGTCCGAGATGCTG GAAAACATGACTGCACCTGATCTCAACGACTATCTAAAGATATTCAG ACCAAAGCGAATGACTCTGAAGGGATATAAGCAGTACTGGTTCAAGTTCCAGGATACCTCCATCTCTTATTTCAAAAGCAAAGAGGAGAGCATCGGAGAGCCCATTCAACAGATTAACCTCAAag GGTGTGAGGTGGCTCCGGACGTTAACGTGACAGCACAGAAGTTCCTAATCAGACTCCTGATACCAGCACCTGAGGGCATGAACGAGGTCTATCTGCGCTGTGAAAAC GAGCAGCAGTATGCTCAGTGGATGGCTGGGTGTCGACTGGCCTCCAAAGGCAAGAGTCTGGCCGACAGCAGTTTCCAGAGTGAGATCCAAAGCATTCGCTCTTTCCTGGCAATGCAAAAGACCAGCTCTGGTACCCATGGCAACGCACCTGCCAACGATGAAAGCATCAATACTCACAGCCTGGTGTCGCCACGCTACCATAAGAAGTACAAAGCCAAACAG CTGACCCCTCGTATCCTGGACGCATACCAGAACGTGGCTCAGCTCTCACTGACAGATGCGTTGTTGCGCTTCCTGCAGATCTGGCAAGCCCTGCCTGACTTTGGACTCTCATATGTCGTTGTCAG GTTTAAGGGCAGTCGAAAAGACGAGGTACTGGGCATTGGTCCCAACCGTCTGATCCGTATCGACCTGGCCGTGGGCGATGTTGTGAAGACTTGGCGCTACAACAACATGAAGCAATGGAATGTCAACTGGGACATACGACAG GTGGCTATTGAGTTTGAAGGCAACATCAACATTGCTTTTGCCTGCGTGACTGCTGACTGCAAAATCGTTCATGAGTTTATTGGGGGCTACATTTTCATGTCAACACGCAGTCGTGCGAAGAGCGACACTCTCAATGAGGAGCTTTTCCACAAGCTGACCGGAGGCCACGATGCTCTCTAA
- the trpt1 gene encoding tRNA 2'-phosphotransferase 1, translated as MDSGRGGRGGRGRRGNRGGEDRDVRLSKSMSYALRHGANQMGLQMGTDGFVFVEELLAHPQFHSYSLEDVEKVVATNDKQRFKLLPHPEDGRLQIQACQGHSVQVMDLELKPVMAGSSDCPAEAVHGSYLRNWSSIQQQGLSRMKRTHIHLAIGLPGEKAVISGMRKDCDLAVYIDVPKALADGIEFFWSDNGVLLTAGDAEGKLLPKYFSRALRLRPTRSILPLQ; from the exons ATGGACAgtggcagaggaggaagaggagggagaggaaggagaggaaatcGTGGGGGAGAa GACAGGGATGTCCGTCTGAGTAAATCCATGTCTTATGCTCTTCGCCATGGAGCCAACCAGATGGGTCTTCAAATGGGTACAG ATGGCTTCGTGTTTGTGGAGGAACTCCTGGCTCACCCACAGTTCCACTCGTACTCATTagaagatgttgaaaaagttgtgGCCACAAATGACAAGCAGCGCTTTAAGCTCCTTCCCCACCCGGAGGATGGACGCCTGCAGATTCAAGCCTGTCAGGGCCATTCAGTACAG GTAATGGATTTGGAGTTGAAACCGGTCATGGCTGGTTCTTCAGACTGCCCTGCTGAGGCCGTTCATGGCTCTTACCTCCGCAACTGGAGCTCTATCCAGCAGCAGGGCCTAAGCCGCATGAAGAGGACGCACATCCACCTGGCAATAGGCCTGCCAGGGGAGAAAGCCGTTATCAGCG GCATGAGGAAAGACTGTGATCTAGCTGTGTATATTGATGTCCCCAAAGCTCTCGCTG ATGGTATTGAGTTCTTCTGGTCAGATAATGGAGTGTTGCTAACTGCAGGCGACGCAGAGGGAAAACTTCTCCCTAAATACTTCAGCCGAGCCTTAAGACTGAGACCTACAA GGAGCATCCTACCACTGCAGTAG
- the zbtb3 gene encoding zinc finger and BTB domain-containing protein 3 isoform X2, whose product MEFPQHSKQLLSALRSQRQRGFLCDCSVLVGSSHFLAHRAVLASCSPFFHMFYSDPQGVIDGNGTSSSVTLDSDIVTAAAFGLLLDFVYEGVLQLGESPPVEDILAAASFLHMNEVVRVCKRRLQRRGPLAEADSTRSEESAGARRAIETGREGGGDCGAEPVEAMAGDHLNPVAIEATFSSVSRMAERSQLESVKSEGRIGGGSSEARVQTPLSPDLADTTQPGMDTPLLPPGGELVQGLITGRSAPASGGSARLGTGGCGEGSALCSPCSTTETYSQSNNQQPSSSSSSRVPLSQASGRSVVTYSQSGSSFCSSPQHCVPRLPCDDSVRKPSESDHRGTLGGGQQMVMLIQASALTSSNPTHCPPQRALPQIQIQSAVSLQSLDFHSTPETQSLTRPEGNMGASPTIRNESSYRLTGRMRTDNNDGEKVTVKVEAIVISDEELEEEKEESKVREPVNEVDNEFEEEELHSPQFLSSHPQGLLQMTSHSNDYSFPLSPSSSSSGAGPSSQDTSSFALIPPSTAQQHSDPSAYFQDFQDSMGNFVEDVPTCGVCGKTFSCTYTLRRHAIVHTRERPYECRYCYRSYTQSGDLYRHIRKAHDHTLPAKRSKTDVEPSLPPQPPLPPPPPPPPPLS is encoded by the exons ATGGAGTTCCCCCAGCATTCCAAGCAGCTGCTGTCAGCTCTGCGTTCCCAGCGCCAGCGGGGGTTCCTCTGTGACTGCAGTGTCTTGGTGGGCTCATCCCATTTCCTGGCTCACAGGGCTGTTTTGGCCTCCTGCTCGCCTTTCTTCCACATGTTCTACTCCGACCCTCAAGGGGTCATTGATGGAAATGGCACCAGCAGCTCTGTCACACTTGACAGCGACATTGTCACGGCGGCTGCATTTGGCTTGCTCTTGGACTTTGTCTATGAAGGCGTGCTGCAGCTGGGCGAGTCTCCGCCAGTGGAGGACATATTGGCGGCTGCAAGCTTTCTGCACATGAACGAGGTGGTGAGAGTCTGCAAGAGACGGCTGCAGAGACGGGGGCCTCTTGCTGAGGCAGACAGCACTCGCTCCGAAGAGAGCGCTGGTGCCAGGAGGGCAatagagacagggagggagggtgggggtgaCTGTGGAGCTGAGCCGGTGGAGGCCATGGCAGGAGATCACTTAAATCCAGTTGCCATAGAAGCAACGTTCTCATCAGTATCTAGAATGGCAGAGAGGAGTCAGTTGGAGTCTGTAAAGTCTGAGGGGAGGATTGGTGGGGGGTCATCAGAAGCACGAGTTCAGACTCCTCTGAGCCCTGACCTCGCTGATACCACACAGCCAGGCATGGACACCCCTCTGCTGCCTCCAGGCGGAGAGCTGGTGCAGGGCCTCATCACAGGCCGCTCTGCCCCAGCCTCAGGAGGTAGCGCCAGGTTGGGGACTGGAGGTTGTGGAGAGGGGTCAGCACTCTGCAGCCCTTGCAGCACCACTGAAACATACAG CCAAAGCAATAACCAGCAGCCCTCCTCGTCTTCTTCCTCCCGGGTGCCATTGAGCCAGGCTAGTGGTCGGTCAGTGGTTACTTATTCCCAGTCAGGATCCAGCTTCTGCTCCAGCCCCCAACATTGTGTACCCCGACTGCCATGCGATGACTCTGTAAGGAAACCTTCAGAGTCTGACCACAGAGGTACATTAGGCGGAGGACAACAGATGGTCATGTTAATCCAAGCATCAGCACTAACCTCTTCCAACCCAACACACTGCCCACCACAGCGTGCACTTCCTCAGATTCAAATCCAGAGTGCTGTGTCACTCCAAAGCTTAGACTTCCACTCTACTCCTGAGACCCAAAGTCTTACGAGACCTGAGGGGAATATGGGAGCTTCACCCACCATCAGAAATGAAAGCTCTTACCGTCTCACGGGCAGAATGAGGACAGATAACAATGATGGAGAGAAAGTAACAGTCAAAGTGGAGGCCATTGTTATATCCGACGAAGAGctagaggaggagaaagaggaaagcaAAGTGAGAGAACCAGTGAATGAAGTAGACAATGAGTTTGAAGAAGAAGAGCTGCACAGCCCTCAGTTTCTCTCCTCCCACCCACAGGGCCTCTTACAAATGACCTCCCATTCAAATGACTactccttccccctctctccctcctcttcctcctccggTGCTGGCCCTTCCTCCCAGGACACTTCCTCCTTCGCCCTCATTCCTCCGTCTACAGCTCAGCAGCATTCGGACCCTTCTGCCTACTTCCAGGACTTCCAGGACTCTATGGGGAACTTTGTGGAGGACGTTCCCACGTGTGGAGTCTGTGGAAAGACTTTCTcatgtacatacacactaaGGCGCCACGCCATTGTGCACACACGGGAACGTCCTTATGAGTGTCGCTACTGCTACCGGAGCTACACGCAGTCAGGCGACCTGTACAGACACATACGCAAAGCTCATGACCACACGCTGCCAGCTAAACGCAGCAAGACAGACGTTGAGCCCTCCCTGCCTCCACAACCACCACtgccaccaccacctccaccacctccacctcttagctaa
- the zbtb3 gene encoding zinc finger and BTB domain-containing protein 3 isoform X1 yields MEFPQHSKQLLSALRSQRQRGFLCDCSVLVGSSHFLAHRAVLASCSPFFHMFYSDPQGVIDGNGTSSSVTLDSDIVTAAAFGLLLDFVYEGVLQLGESPPVEDILAAASFLHMNEVVRVCKRRLQRRGPLAEADSTRSEESAGARRAIETGREGGGDCGAEPVEAMAGDHLNPVAIEATFSSVSRMAERSQLESVKSEGRIGGGSSEARVQTPLSPDLADTTQPGMDTPLLPPGGELVQGLITGRSAPASGGSARLGTGGCGEGSALCSPCSTTETYRCSQSNNQQPSSSSSSRVPLSQASGRSVVTYSQSGSSFCSSPQHCVPRLPCDDSVRKPSESDHRGTLGGGQQMVMLIQASALTSSNPTHCPPQRALPQIQIQSAVSLQSLDFHSTPETQSLTRPEGNMGASPTIRNESSYRLTGRMRTDNNDGEKVTVKVEAIVISDEELEEEKEESKVREPVNEVDNEFEEEELHSPQFLSSHPQGLLQMTSHSNDYSFPLSPSSSSSGAGPSSQDTSSFALIPPSTAQQHSDPSAYFQDFQDSMGNFVEDVPTCGVCGKTFSCTYTLRRHAIVHTRERPYECRYCYRSYTQSGDLYRHIRKAHDHTLPAKRSKTDVEPSLPPQPPLPPPPPPPPPLS; encoded by the exons ATGGAGTTCCCCCAGCATTCCAAGCAGCTGCTGTCAGCTCTGCGTTCCCAGCGCCAGCGGGGGTTCCTCTGTGACTGCAGTGTCTTGGTGGGCTCATCCCATTTCCTGGCTCACAGGGCTGTTTTGGCCTCCTGCTCGCCTTTCTTCCACATGTTCTACTCCGACCCTCAAGGGGTCATTGATGGAAATGGCACCAGCAGCTCTGTCACACTTGACAGCGACATTGTCACGGCGGCTGCATTTGGCTTGCTCTTGGACTTTGTCTATGAAGGCGTGCTGCAGCTGGGCGAGTCTCCGCCAGTGGAGGACATATTGGCGGCTGCAAGCTTTCTGCACATGAACGAGGTGGTGAGAGTCTGCAAGAGACGGCTGCAGAGACGGGGGCCTCTTGCTGAGGCAGACAGCACTCGCTCCGAAGAGAGCGCTGGTGCCAGGAGGGCAatagagacagggagggagggtgggggtgaCTGTGGAGCTGAGCCGGTGGAGGCCATGGCAGGAGATCACTTAAATCCAGTTGCCATAGAAGCAACGTTCTCATCAGTATCTAGAATGGCAGAGAGGAGTCAGTTGGAGTCTGTAAAGTCTGAGGGGAGGATTGGTGGGGGGTCATCAGAAGCACGAGTTCAGACTCCTCTGAGCCCTGACCTCGCTGATACCACACAGCCAGGCATGGACACCCCTCTGCTGCCTCCAGGCGGAGAGCTGGTGCAGGGCCTCATCACAGGCCGCTCTGCCCCAGCCTCAGGAGGTAGCGCCAGGTTGGGGACTGGAGGTTGTGGAGAGGGGTCAGCACTCTGCAGCCCTTGCAGCACCACTGAAACATACAGGTGCAG CCAAAGCAATAACCAGCAGCCCTCCTCGTCTTCTTCCTCCCGGGTGCCATTGAGCCAGGCTAGTGGTCGGTCAGTGGTTACTTATTCCCAGTCAGGATCCAGCTTCTGCTCCAGCCCCCAACATTGTGTACCCCGACTGCCATGCGATGACTCTGTAAGGAAACCTTCAGAGTCTGACCACAGAGGTACATTAGGCGGAGGACAACAGATGGTCATGTTAATCCAAGCATCAGCACTAACCTCTTCCAACCCAACACACTGCCCACCACAGCGTGCACTTCCTCAGATTCAAATCCAGAGTGCTGTGTCACTCCAAAGCTTAGACTTCCACTCTACTCCTGAGACCCAAAGTCTTACGAGACCTGAGGGGAATATGGGAGCTTCACCCACCATCAGAAATGAAAGCTCTTACCGTCTCACGGGCAGAATGAGGACAGATAACAATGATGGAGAGAAAGTAACAGTCAAAGTGGAGGCCATTGTTATATCCGACGAAGAGctagaggaggagaaagaggaaagcaAAGTGAGAGAACCAGTGAATGAAGTAGACAATGAGTTTGAAGAAGAAGAGCTGCACAGCCCTCAGTTTCTCTCCTCCCACCCACAGGGCCTCTTACAAATGACCTCCCATTCAAATGACTactccttccccctctctccctcctcttcctcctccggTGCTGGCCCTTCCTCCCAGGACACTTCCTCCTTCGCCCTCATTCCTCCGTCTACAGCTCAGCAGCATTCGGACCCTTCTGCCTACTTCCAGGACTTCCAGGACTCTATGGGGAACTTTGTGGAGGACGTTCCCACGTGTGGAGTCTGTGGAAAGACTTTCTcatgtacatacacactaaGGCGCCACGCCATTGTGCACACACGGGAACGTCCTTATGAGTGTCGCTACTGCTACCGGAGCTACACGCAGTCAGGCGACCTGTACAGACACATACGCAAAGCTCATGACCACACGCTGCCAGCTAAACGCAGCAAGACAGACGTTGAGCCCTCCCTGCCTCCACAACCACCACtgccaccaccacctccaccacctccacctcttagctaa
- the rnaseh2c gene encoding ribonuclease H2 subunit C — protein sequence MSCNTSVTRVNVSSVGQAQRAPVHLLPCEIEHNGPAQVSQYLTATTKDCKLEKTVSFRGRGLKGQELSCPQGYTGLVLKEINKPGSDQEDRTVKVSSVFDKLTYWNLETSPNSDDTVVMAMDWPELAEAIHGPVED from the exons ATGTCCTGTAACACCAGTGTTACTCGTGTTAATGTGTCATCTGTGGGCCAGGCACAGCGAGCTCCAGTCCACCTCCTGCCCTGTGAGATTGAACACAACGGACCGGCCCAGGTCTCACAATACCTCACTGCTACCACGAAAGACTGCAAACTAG AGAAGACAGTTTCATTCAGAGGTCGTGGGCTGAAAGGGCAGGAGCTCAGCTGTCCACAGGGCTACACCGGCTTGGTGCTAAAAGAGATCAACAAGCCTGGTTCTGACCAAGAG GACAGGACAGTGAAGGTATCCTCTGTGTTTGATAAGCTGACCTACTGGAACCTGGAGACGTCTCCGAATTCCGACGATACAGTCGTGATGGCGATGGATTGGCCAGAGTTGGCTGAGGCA ATCCACGGGCCAGTGGAAGACTGA
- the LOC117951667 gene encoding seipin-like isoform X1 produces MDQGSHLRPGEDEELSILIGHTLLGLQDSFVRVMSRARQRVMEGFMVFSIVVLLLWIAAFLYSGFYYSYMPKAAFSSPVHYYYRADCESPASFLCSYPVANVSLMRNQKHVLTFGQAYRMSLQLEMPDSPTNRELGMFMIKTTCFSQDGQQVASSARSARQLLSASSSRFSMLRYRSDLLMYLRTLVFLPAFLTGVAEQEQVLEVELFSEYTDDPYAPSVTAVIEILSNKVQIYSSQLYIHAHFTGIRHLLFNFPLLSALVGVSSNFIFLSLLFVLSYLRLLFRVDLGVEQLRTDGLLSNRDRNLNINQHEDAAAGAAELMGPLQMTPTNLSQERTHL; encoded by the exons ATGGATCAAGGAAGTCATTTGCGTCCAGGAGAAGATGAAGAACTTTCAATCCTCATCGGTCACACGTTGCTAGGGCTCCAGGATTCCTTCGTCAGGGTGATGTCACGTGCCCGTCAGAGAGTTATGGAGGGCTTTATGGTGTTCTCTATTGTTGTCTTGCTCCTCTGGATCGCTGCCTTTTTATACTCCGGCTTCTACTACTCTTACATGCCCAAGGCGGCTTTTTCCTCACCTGTGCACTATTACTACAG GGCAGACTGTGAATCTCCTGCCTCTTTTTTGTGTTCTTATCCAGTGGCCAACGTCTCTTTGATGAGAAATCAGAaacat GTGCTGACATTCGGCCAGGCTTATCGGATGTCTCTGCAACTGGAGATGCCTGATTCTCCGACCAACCGGGAGCTGGGGATGTTCATGATCAAGACAACCTGTTTCTCTCAGGATGGACAGCAAGTTGCCTCCTCTGCTCGCTCT GCAAGACAACTGCTGTCCGCCTCCAGCTCTCGCTTT AGCATGCTGCGATACCGTTCAGACCTGCTGATGTACCTGAGAACGCTGGTGTTCCTCCCGGCCTTTCTGACCGGAGTTGCTGAGCAGGAACAAGTGCTGGAGGTGGAGCTCTTCTCAGAGTACACCGACGACCCT TATGCCCCCTCGGTCACAGCCGTCATTGAGATCTTGTCCAACAAGGTGCAGATCTATTCATCTCAGCTCTATATTCATGCTCACTTCACTGGTATAAG aCACTTGTTGTTCAACTTCCCTCTCCTGTCAGCCCTGGTGGGAGTGTCCAGTAACTTCATCTTCCTCAGTCTCCTCTTTGTACTAAGCTACTTGAGGCTGCTGTTCAGAGTTGATCTAGGAGTAGAGCAG CTCAGAACAGACGGACTGCTGTCAAATAGGGACAGGAACTTGAACATCAACCAACATGAGGATGCTGCTGCAG GTGCTGCAGAGCTGATGGGTCCTCTCCAGATGACCCCTACAAATCTGAGCCAGGAGAGGACCCATCTGTAA
- the LOC117951667 gene encoding seipin-like isoform X2 produces MDQGSHLRPGEDEELSILIGHTLLGLQDSFVRVMSRARQRVMEGFMVFSIVVLLLWIAAFLYSGFYYSYMPKAAFSSPVHYYYRADCESPASFLCSYPVANVSLMRNQKHVLTFGQAYRMSLQLEMPDSPTNRELGMFMIKTTCFSQDGQQVASSARSSMLRYRSDLLMYLRTLVFLPAFLTGVAEQEQVLEVELFSEYTDDPYAPSVTAVIEILSNKVQIYSSQLYIHAHFTGIRHLLFNFPLLSALVGVSSNFIFLSLLFVLSYLRLLFRVDLGVEQLRTDGLLSNRDRNLNINQHEDAAAGAAELMGPLQMTPTNLSQERTHL; encoded by the exons ATGGATCAAGGAAGTCATTTGCGTCCAGGAGAAGATGAAGAACTTTCAATCCTCATCGGTCACACGTTGCTAGGGCTCCAGGATTCCTTCGTCAGGGTGATGTCACGTGCCCGTCAGAGAGTTATGGAGGGCTTTATGGTGTTCTCTATTGTTGTCTTGCTCCTCTGGATCGCTGCCTTTTTATACTCCGGCTTCTACTACTCTTACATGCCCAAGGCGGCTTTTTCCTCACCTGTGCACTATTACTACAG GGCAGACTGTGAATCTCCTGCCTCTTTTTTGTGTTCTTATCCAGTGGCCAACGTCTCTTTGATGAGAAATCAGAaacat GTGCTGACATTCGGCCAGGCTTATCGGATGTCTCTGCAACTGGAGATGCCTGATTCTCCGACCAACCGGGAGCTGGGGATGTTCATGATCAAGACAACCTGTTTCTCTCAGGATGGACAGCAAGTTGCCTCCTCTGCTCGCTCT AGCATGCTGCGATACCGTTCAGACCTGCTGATGTACCTGAGAACGCTGGTGTTCCTCCCGGCCTTTCTGACCGGAGTTGCTGAGCAGGAACAAGTGCTGGAGGTGGAGCTCTTCTCAGAGTACACCGACGACCCT TATGCCCCCTCGGTCACAGCCGTCATTGAGATCTTGTCCAACAAGGTGCAGATCTATTCATCTCAGCTCTATATTCATGCTCACTTCACTGGTATAAG aCACTTGTTGTTCAACTTCCCTCTCCTGTCAGCCCTGGTGGGAGTGTCCAGTAACTTCATCTTCCTCAGTCTCCTCTTTGTACTAAGCTACTTGAGGCTGCTGTTCAGAGTTGATCTAGGAGTAGAGCAG CTCAGAACAGACGGACTGCTGTCAAATAGGGACAGGAACTTGAACATCAACCAACATGAGGATGCTGCTGCAG GTGCTGCAGAGCTGATGGGTCCTCTCCAGATGACCCCTACAAATCTGAGCCAGGAGAGGACCCATCTGTAA